One Pleurodeles waltl isolate 20211129_DDA chromosome 3_2, aPleWal1.hap1.20221129, whole genome shotgun sequence genomic window carries:
- the LOC138286732 gene encoding uncharacterized protein translates to RRESTAESTAERAQQRGSTGKREHSREREERAQERAQLTEHRESTEREKREHNRESTAESTERAQQRDHRRESTAETAQQREKEEREHRREHSRESTAERAQQREHRRESTGESTAERAQQREHRRESTGESTAERAQKRESTEERAQQREHRRESTGESTAGRAQQREHRRESTGESTAERAQKRERRRESAAERAQERAQQRIDSSREREERAQQRGSTGKREHSRERDERAQQRAQLREHREHRESTAERERREHNRESTAESTERAQQRERRDSTTERAQQRTQQREHSREHSRESTAERHSREREERAQQREQSSAREESAQQREHSREREESTAERGKKGHSREYSREHSRESRAERGKRVHSRESKAESTAERAQQRAQQRERSRER, encoded by the coding sequence agaagagagagcACAGCAGAGAGCACAGCAGAGAGAGCGCAGCAGAGAGGAAGCACAGGGAAGAGAGAGCACagcagagagagggaagagagagcacAGGAGagagcacagctaacagagcacagagagagcacagagagagagaagagagagcacaacagagagagcacagcagagagcacagagagagcacagcagagagatcacagaagagagagcacagcagagacagcacagcagagagagaaagaggagagagagcataggagagagcacagcagagagagcacagcagagagagcacagcagagaGAGCACAGGAGGGAGAGCACAGGAGAGAGCACAGCAGAGAGAGCGCAGCAGAGAGAGCACAGGAGAGAGAGCACAGGTGAGAGCACagcagagagagcacagaagagagagagcacagaagagagAGCACAGCAGAGAGAGCACAGGAGGGAGAGCACAGGAGAGAGCACAGCAGGGAGAGCGCAGCAGAGAGAGCACAGGAGAGAGAGCACAGGTGAGAGCACagcagagagagcacagaagagagAGCGCAGAAGAGAGAGCGCAGCAGAGAGAGCACAGGAGAGAGCACAGCAGAGAATAGATAGCAgcagggagagagaagagagagcacAGCAGAGAGGGAGCACAGGGAAGAGAGAGCACAGCAGAGAGAGGGATGAGAGAGCACAGCAGAGAGCACAGCTGAGAGAGCACAGAGagcacagagagagcacagcagagCGAGAGAGAAGAGAGCacaacagagagagcacagcagagagcacagagagagcacagcagagagagagaagagatagCACAACAGAGAGGGCACAGCAGAGAACAcagcagagagagcacagcagagagcacagcagagagagcacggcagagagacacagcagagagagggaagagagagcacAGCAGAGAGAGCAGAGCAGTGCGAGGGAAGAGAGTGCAcagcagagagagcacagcagagagagggaagagagcacagcagagagagggaagaaagggcacagcagAGAGTACAGCAGAGAGCACAGcagagagagcagagcagagcgAGGGAAGAGAGTGCACAGcagagagagcaaagcagagagcacagcagagagagcacagcagagaGCACAGCAGAGGGAGCGCAGCAGAGAGAGGTAA